A single genomic interval of Acidobacteriota bacterium harbors:
- the dinB gene encoding DNA polymerase IV yields MVDRPIRRILHADMDAFYAAIHIRDDPALEGKPVVVGGDPSGRGVVAAANYEARKYGIHSAMPAALARRLCPETIFLRPDFTRYRSESQQIFAIYRDYTPIVQPLSLDEAFLDVSEHLGPFDSATAIAEDIRRRVREERQLTVSVGVAPNKLVAKIASDHRKPDGLTVIRPHEVEAFLAPLPVRRLFGIGPAGERRLHEMGITTVGELRQQTVDRLMVRFGNWGRFLWERARGIDNRPVHPQRERKSLSTERTFEDNVKDPVEIDRILDSMAREVARGLEKRRLAATTITVKVRYPDFTTRTRSHTLPSPTSDAATISAAAREMVRRTEAAKHSVRLLGVGTSHLVPGDLGQKALFEE; encoded by the coding sequence ATGGTCGACCGGCCGATACGCCGCATCCTTCACGCCGACATGGACGCGTTCTATGCCGCCATTCACATCCGCGACGATCCCGCCCTCGAAGGGAAACCGGTTGTGGTCGGTGGCGATCCGTCGGGCCGCGGCGTCGTGGCTGCCGCCAACTACGAGGCTCGCAAGTACGGGATTCACTCCGCGATGCCGGCGGCGCTGGCCAGGCGGCTGTGCCCCGAGACGATATTCCTCCGCCCCGATTTCACGCGCTACCGGTCGGAGTCGCAGCAGATCTTCGCCATCTATCGTGATTACACGCCGATCGTCCAGCCGCTGTCGCTGGATGAGGCGTTCCTCGACGTGAGCGAGCACCTCGGCCCTTTCGACAGCGCCACCGCGATTGCCGAGGACATCCGCCGCCGGGTTCGAGAGGAGCGCCAATTAACAGTCAGTGTCGGCGTGGCGCCAAACAAGCTGGTGGCCAAGATCGCCTCCGACCACCGCAAACCGGACGGGCTGACGGTCATCCGCCCGCACGAGGTCGAGGCATTCCTCGCGCCGCTCCCGGTCCGCCGGCTTTTCGGCATCGGCCCGGCCGGCGAACGACGGCTGCACGAAATGGGCATCACCACGGTGGGCGAGCTCCGTCAGCAGACTGTCGATCGTCTGATGGTCCGATTCGGCAACTGGGGGCGATTTCTCTGGGAGCGCGCCCGCGGAATCGACAACCGTCCGGTCCATCCCCAGCGAGAACGGAAGAGTCTGAGCACCGAGCGCACCTTCGAGGACAACGTCAAGGACCCTGTGGAGATCGATCGGATCCTCGACTCGATGGCCCGAGAGGTCGCACGGGGCCTCGAGAAGCGCCGGCTGGCGGCGACTACGATCACGGTCAAGGTGCGCTATCCAGATTTCACCACCCGCACCCGCTCGCACACCCTGCCATCGCCGACGTCGGATGCGGCCACGATCTCCGCCGCCGCGCGCGAGATGGTGCGACGTACCGAGGCAGCCAAGCACTCGGTCCGCCTGCTCGGCGTCGGAACGAGTCATCTTGTCCCCGGCGACCTCGGGCAGAAGGCGCTGTTCGAGGAGTAG
- a CDS encoding ATP-binding cassette domain-containing protein gives MAAFLECGPFTATDGENRVLFEEVSISLDESQTVAIEGPSGSGKSTLLRHLTALAHSPEAEWWLEGEPYAGADLVAWRARVSLAAQDAPMISGTVRENVAFPFAQRSGRRKRFDEGAASAILARVGLEAIPLDRDVRTISGGERHRLALARALLWDPQVLVADEPLAGLDPEIASACLELLLDFAHRAGRLLVCVFHDPTMIARTDLRLRLSEGGLREVS, from the coding sequence ATGGCAGCCTTCCTCGAGTGCGGCCCGTTCACGGCCACCGACGGCGAGAATAGGGTTCTGTTCGAGGAAGTCTCGATTTCCCTGGATGAATCACAGACCGTCGCGATCGAAGGCCCCTCCGGGAGTGGTAAGAGCACGCTCCTTCGCCACCTGACGGCACTTGCACATTCGCCCGAGGCTGAGTGGTGGCTCGAGGGCGAGCCGTATGCCGGCGCCGACCTGGTCGCCTGGCGGGCACGTGTGAGCCTCGCGGCACAGGATGCGCCGATGATCTCCGGTACCGTGCGTGAAAATGTGGCGTTTCCATTTGCTCAACGCTCCGGACGTCGGAAGCGGTTCGACGAGGGCGCGGCGTCGGCGATTTTGGCTCGAGTTGGGCTCGAGGCGATCCCTCTCGATCGCGACGTACGAACGATTTCCGGCGGCGAGCGCCATCGATTGGCGTTGGCCCGCGCGCTGCTCTGGGACCCACAGGTGCTGGTCGCCGACGAACCGCTCGCTGGGCTCGATCCGGAAATCGCCTCCGCCTGCCTGGAGCTGCTCCTCGACTTCGCCCACCGTGCGGGCCGGTTGCTCGTATGCGTGTTTCACGATCCGACGATGATCGCCCGAACCGACCTTCGGCTGCGGCTCTCCGAAGGCGGATTGCGGGAGGTTTCATGA
- a CDS encoding DUF3373 domain-containing protein codes for MIRKTLALLGIALLCTTTGLFAQSADATQEQIDDLKEEVKDLEKRLMKAERKSALDRINFTGDFRFEANSISSTYDDYFNGMQLQRALVDTLFYFGANNMPPQSPEDVQNFIAQNYSQYLYYLNNVVTFDWLKEMMASFPPEMQQGLMQQLLPYTFTEGYDYSNDILYTNRLRLQMHAEVADNIEFAGRLSMYKVWGDSTGVQTFNGFPTSINIDGTTSSVPNSDIVRVERAYFTWSGDKFYLSIGRRPSTGGVPLNFRNDEPRGGSPLGTLVNFQFDGITGGWKISDTSTFRLCYGVGFESGFGNAQELQLPADRLKDASFLGFNWDIWNTEDLFVQTTVMRAFDVTDGFGGLVVLPVDPVTGQDVPAPVVLRYAPSATLGDISWASLVGVIHPGPFDVFGSYSYMKSDPTNVTSPFGGLFSDPFEMPEKQNAYSFYLGARYTLPNDDTKIGLEYNYGSEYWFNMAVAEDSLFAPKTSVRGDVWEIYLTHRIARRFILKLDYMMYNFDSSGSGWHMGAPKDLDSTPILGFPSPTDADRFLLGLQARF; via the coding sequence ATGATACGCAAGACACTCGCCTTGCTTGGCATAGCCCTGCTCTGCACGACAACGGGGCTATTCGCACAGAGCGCCGACGCCACCCAGGAACAGATCGACGATCTCAAAGAAGAGGTCAAAGATCTCGAAAAGCGCCTGATGAAGGCCGAGCGCAAGTCCGCACTCGACCGCATCAATTTCACCGGTGATTTTCGCTTCGAGGCGAACTCGATCAGCTCGACCTACGACGATTACTTCAACGGGATGCAGTTGCAGAGGGCGCTGGTCGACACGCTCTTCTACTTCGGTGCCAACAATATGCCCCCGCAGTCACCCGAGGACGTGCAGAACTTCATCGCCCAGAACTACTCACAGTACCTCTACTACCTCAACAACGTCGTCACCTTCGACTGGCTGAAAGAGATGATGGCATCCTTCCCGCCGGAGATGCAGCAGGGCCTGATGCAGCAGCTCCTTCCCTACACATTCACCGAGGGCTATGACTACTCGAACGACATTCTCTACACCAATCGTCTTCGCCTGCAGATGCATGCCGAGGTGGCCGACAACATCGAGTTCGCCGGCCGGCTCTCGATGTACAAGGTATGGGGCGATTCGACCGGCGTCCAGACCTTCAACGGCTTCCCCACCTCGATCAACATCGACGGCACGACCTCATCGGTCCCGAACTCCGACATCGTCCGTGTCGAACGGGCCTACTTCACCTGGTCCGGAGACAAATTCTACCTGTCGATCGGGCGCCGTCCCTCCACCGGAGGGGTGCCCCTCAACTTCCGCAACGACGAGCCGCGCGGTGGGTCGCCTCTTGGAACCTTGGTGAACTTCCAGTTCGACGGCATCACGGGCGGTTGGAAGATCAGCGACACATCGACCTTCCGCCTGTGCTATGGCGTCGGCTTCGAATCCGGCTTCGGAAACGCCCAGGAGCTCCAGCTGCCCGCCGACAGGCTCAAGGACGCTTCATTCCTCGGCTTCAACTGGGACATCTGGAACACCGAGGACCTGTTCGTTCAGACGACCGTCATGCGTGCGTTTGACGTCACCGACGGCTTCGGCGGACTCGTTGTTCTGCCGGTCGATCCGGTCACCGGCCAGGATGTCCCGGCCCCGGTCGTTCTGCGATATGCGCCGTCGGCGACCCTCGGCGACATCAGCTGGGCGAGCCTTGTCGGCGTCATTCACCCGGGACCGTTCGACGTCTTCGGAAGTTACAGCTACATGAAGTCTGATCCGACAAACGTCACATCGCCGTTCGGCGGTCTCTTCTCCGACCCCTTCGAGATGCCTGAGAAACAGAATGCATACTCGTTCTACCTGGGCGCTCGTTACACCTTGCCGAACGACGACACGAAGATCGGACTCGAGTACAACTACGGCTCGGAGTACTGGTTCAATATGGCGGTCGCCGAGGACAGCCTCTTCGCGCCCAAGACCTCGGTTCGCGGAGACGTCTGGGAGATCTACCTCACGCATCGAATCGCGCGGCGTTTCATCCTCAAGCTCGATTACATGATGTACAACTTCGACTCCTCTGGTTCCGGCTGGCACATGGGGGCGCCCAAGGATCTGGATTCGACCCCGATCCTCGGTTTCCCCTCGCCCACCGACGCCGACCGTTTCCTGTTAGGATTGCAGGCGCGTTTTTGA
- a CDS encoding DUF2085 domain-containing protein → MTDVRESISSPTRLVLGLVTALAGLWTAGIFVAPWLIAHDVIAGHWLRWFYRPACHQISDRCLDLGFGPMAVCARCAGLYLGGTLALLWITIRDRSWRPRPRWLAVVAAPTIVDFVAGQVGLPSLGNWARFAIAMPLGFLAGLYLGDALFEIVRHNSNQGNRKKEPKDSVG, encoded by the coding sequence ATGACTGACGTTCGAGAGTCCATTTCTTCACCCACCCGCCTTGTTCTCGGTCTCGTGACCGCCCTTGCCGGGCTGTGGACCGCAGGCATCTTCGTCGCCCCCTGGTTGATCGCGCACGACGTGATTGCCGGTCACTGGCTTCGGTGGTTCTATCGACCAGCGTGCCACCAGATCAGCGACCGGTGCCTGGACCTCGGTTTCGGACCGATGGCCGTGTGCGCCAGGTGTGCCGGCCTGTACCTCGGCGGAACTCTCGCCCTCCTGTGGATCACCATCCGTGATCGATCGTGGCGGCCCCGTCCCCGCTGGCTGGCGGTGGTTGCCGCGCCGACGATTGTGGACTTCGTCGCCGGCCAGGTCGGACTTCCGAGCCTTGGGAACTGGGCTCGTTTCGCGATTGCCATGCCGCTCGGTTTCCTCGCCGGTCTCTACCTCGGTGATGCGCTGTTCGAAATCGTGAGGCACAACTCGAACCAGGGAAATCGAAAAAAAGAACCGAAGGATTCGGTAGGATAG
- a CDS encoding DUF2752 domain-containing protein: MTTRSLSKEERQLAYLWLAAAALAVALRPLWMAVAPHLGNCVFRSITAVPCPSCGTTRAATAFLDGDLASAFAANPLAATAGLIFVAGAPLAVLWAVSRWPIPVAEGSKAGWLRVTTAVLVLLNWLYLIIVD, from the coding sequence GTGACCACCCGTTCCCTGTCAAAGGAGGAGCGCCAGCTGGCGTATCTCTGGCTCGCGGCGGCCGCCTTGGCCGTCGCCTTGCGACCCCTGTGGATGGCTGTCGCACCTCACCTCGGGAATTGCGTCTTTCGCTCGATCACCGCTGTGCCGTGCCCGAGCTGCGGCACCACCCGAGCGGCGACCGCCTTCCTCGACGGAGACCTGGCATCCGCGTTCGCCGCGAACCCGCTCGCAGCCACAGCAGGTTTGATCTTCGTCGCCGGTGCTCCGCTCGCGGTTCTCTGGGCAGTATCACGATGGCCGATCCCGGTCGCCGAGGGGTCCAAGGCGGGTTGGCTTCGCGTGACCACCGCCGTCCTCGTGCTATTGAACTGGCTGTATCTCATCATCGTCGACTGA
- a CDS encoding cytochrome c, translating into MNRSTLFVAAMLIGVLALSLANVATAAKKPKGVDLYKEYCKPCHLADSEHGEYTPMSLIQDQWDRFFKEEYVESHSGVLDGNHDNKPVTEVISEEDLEMIKKFAIDHAADSEQPMTCG; encoded by the coding sequence GTGAACCGTTCCACATTGTTCGTTGCGGCCATGCTGATCGGAGTTCTCGCTCTGAGCTTGGCCAATGTCGCAACTGCGGCGAAGAAACCCAAGGGCGTCGACCTGTACAAGGAGTACTGCAAACCCTGCCACCTAGCCGATTCCGAACACGGCGAGTACACGCCGATGAGCCTGATTCAGGATCAATGGGATCGCTTCTTCAAAGAGGAGTACGTCGAGAGCCACTCTGGCGTACTCGACGGAAACCACGACAACAAGCCGGTTACCGAGGTCATCAGCGAAGAGGACCTCGAGATGATCAAGAAGTTCGCGATCGACCACGCGGCCGACTCCGAGCAGCCGATGACCTGCGGCTAG